One segment of Acidovorax sp. DW039 DNA contains the following:
- a CDS encoding EI24 domain-containing protein — protein MGLLFDSFWRAATYCLRPRVIALSLLPLLLMAGLALLFGYFYWDAAVQAMRTLLDASTLLTSVWSWLQGWGFGDLNAVMAPLMVVLLVIPVLVVVSLLAVAVLMTPALVTLVAARRFPDLERKKGGSFVASVAWSVGSTVLALVALLVSVPLWLVPPLVLILPPLIWGWLTYRVMVFDALAEHASKEERAEIFRRHRSSLLGIGVITGYLGAAPSIVWASGVVFAAAFFVLVPLAIWIYTLVFAFSSLWFTHYGLAALQRLRNEQTTNVRMNDIAPMAEPFPPPSGIQDANTSVSPRPVHPSSTTSQSGENSP, from the coding sequence ATGGGATTACTGTTCGATTCCTTCTGGCGTGCCGCCACCTATTGCCTGCGCCCGCGTGTGATTGCGTTGTCGCTACTGCCATTGTTATTGATGGCTGGTCTGGCGCTGCTTTTCGGCTACTTCTACTGGGACGCTGCCGTACAGGCAATGCGGACTTTGCTGGATGCCTCCACACTGTTGACCAGTGTGTGGAGTTGGCTCCAGGGTTGGGGCTTCGGAGACCTCAATGCTGTGATGGCGCCGCTGATGGTGGTACTCTTGGTGATTCCGGTGCTGGTGGTTGTGTCACTGCTGGCTGTGGCGGTACTGATGACTCCCGCTCTTGTGACCTTGGTGGCCGCTCGGCGCTTTCCTGATCTGGAGCGTAAAAAAGGCGGATCTTTCGTCGCCAGTGTCGCTTGGTCGGTGGGGTCTACCGTGTTGGCGCTAGTGGCACTGTTGGTCTCGGTTCCGCTCTGGCTGGTGCCTCCGTTGGTACTCATTCTGCCTCCCTTGATCTGGGGTTGGCTGACTTATCGCGTGATGGTGTTTGATGCGCTGGCCGAACATGCGAGCAAGGAGGAGCGCGCGGAGATATTCCGTCGCCATCGCAGCAGCCTTCTGGGCATAGGCGTCATCACAGGCTACCTGGGTGCAGCGCCTAGCATCGTATGGGCGTCAGGCGTGGTATTCGCAGCCGCATTCTTTGTGTTGGTGCCGCTGGCTATCTGGATTTATACCCTGGTTTTCGCGTTCTCTTCGCTGTGGTTCACGCACTATGGTCTGGCTGCCCTGCAACGTTTGCGAAACGAGCAAACTACCAATGTGCGGATGAATGACATCGCGCCGATGGCCGAACCGTTTCCGCCCCCCTCAGGAATCCAAGACGCGAACACGTCAGTGTCCCCAAGGCCGGTGCACCCGTCTTCCACAACTTCGCAATCAGGAGAAAATTCACCATGA
- a CDS encoding sterol desaturase family protein → MGWLSSVFDSVQQWLFESVLQPLMFTTGLASLLENGYEAAGWLLVGLLQLVVIVAVIGPMQRWWPVEQVNDRATIRTDILYTLIHRLGLFRLALFFTVDPLADSFFGALRVAGVSTFQLDGIWPGVTDISWVSLLLYLLVFDFVDYWIHRGQHHFEWWWRLHSLHHAQRQMTMWSDNRNHLLDDLLRDVILVTVAQLIGVAPGQFIAIVAITQLSESFQHANVRLWFGHIGERLWISPRFHRRHHSIGIGHETVKPSTNAQGGTPASQPRVVLGGHNFGVLLPWWDMLMGTANFEKRFDPTGVRDQVEPGPDGRVRDYGAGFWSQQWRGVLRLVGKA, encoded by the coding sequence ATGGGATGGCTGAGCAGCGTATTTGACAGCGTGCAGCAATGGCTTTTTGAAAGCGTGCTGCAGCCACTGATGTTCACCACAGGCTTGGCAAGCCTGCTCGAAAACGGCTACGAGGCCGCTGGATGGCTGTTGGTCGGGTTGTTGCAACTGGTGGTCATCGTGGCTGTTATTGGGCCTATGCAGCGTTGGTGGCCCGTGGAGCAGGTCAACGACCGCGCCACCATCCGTACAGACATTCTCTACACCTTGATACACCGTCTGGGCTTGTTCCGGTTGGCCCTGTTTTTCACTGTCGATCCGCTGGCGGACTCGTTCTTTGGAGCCTTGCGTGTCGCGGGAGTCAGCACCTTTCAGCTGGATGGCATCTGGCCTGGAGTGACGGACATCTCCTGGGTCAGCTTGCTGCTGTACCTGCTGGTGTTTGATTTCGTGGACTATTGGATCCATCGAGGGCAGCACCACTTCGAGTGGTGGTGGCGCCTGCATTCGTTGCATCACGCCCAACGTCAAATGACGATGTGGAGCGACAACCGCAATCACCTGCTCGATGATTTGCTGCGGGATGTGATTCTGGTGACGGTGGCGCAGTTGATTGGTGTTGCGCCTGGGCAGTTCATTGCCATCGTGGCCATTACCCAGCTCAGCGAGAGCTTTCAGCATGCCAATGTGCGCCTGTGGTTTGGTCACATCGGTGAGCGGCTGTGGATCAGCCCCCGGTTTCATCGCCGACACCACAGCATCGGCATCGGGCATGAGACGGTCAAACCATCTACCAATGCTCAAGGGGGCACACCCGCCTCGCAGCCCCGTGTGGTGCTCGGTGGTCACAATTTTGGGGTGCTTCTGCCTTGGTGGGACATGCTGATGGGTACGGCCAACTTTGAAAAGCGCTTTGACCCCACCGGTGTTCGCGATCAGGTTGAACCTGGCCCAGATGGCCGCGTGCGTGACTACGGGGCGGGGTTCTGGTCGCAGCAGTGGCGTGGGGTTCTGCGGTTGGTGGGCAAGGCCTGA
- a CDS encoding polysaccharide deacetylase family protein translates to MPFSSMGSASGRCRCAIVLIAACAYVACASASNDCKKPLYLTFDTGHMEVAPLVAEILQRQQVRVTFFAANERTKQGDGSLGDYWAPWWRARAAEGHEFASHTWNHTYWRSDAGDAQHPTFRVRPSAGLREGQSFVISAAEYCEEITHAADRLKAITGKAPLPLFRAPGGKTSAQLIASAKACGYAHVGWSPAGFLGDELPSETASNTMLLNKALRDVRSGDILLAHLGIWSRKDAWAPAVLEPLIEGLKQKGFCFRTLRDHPDYAALAAQAR, encoded by the coding sequence ATGCCATTCAGCAGTATGGGCTCCGCAAGCGGAAGGTGTCGATGTGCTATTGTATTGATAGCTGCTTGCGCTTATGTAGCGTGCGCCAGTGCGTCTAATGACTGTAAGAAACCTCTGTACCTGACCTTTGACACTGGCCACATGGAGGTTGCGCCTTTGGTTGCAGAGATCCTCCAGCGCCAGCAGGTACGCGTCACCTTTTTTGCTGCGAATGAGCGCACGAAGCAGGGGGATGGAAGTTTGGGAGACTACTGGGCACCTTGGTGGCGGGCGCGCGCTGCTGAGGGGCATGAGTTTGCTTCCCACACATGGAATCACACCTATTGGCGATCAGACGCTGGCGATGCGCAGCACCCGACTTTTCGGGTTCGCCCCTCGGCAGGACTGCGTGAAGGCCAAAGCTTCGTGATTTCTGCGGCCGAGTATTGCGAAGAAATTACCCACGCAGCAGATCGTTTGAAGGCCATCACTGGCAAGGCACCCTTGCCACTGTTCCGTGCGCCTGGCGGCAAAACCTCTGCGCAACTGATTGCCAGCGCCAAGGCCTGCGGCTATGCGCATGTCGGCTGGTCTCCCGCGGGCTTTCTGGGAGATGAGTTGCCGAGCGAAACTGCCAGCAACACCATGCTGCTCAACAAGGCGCTGCGCGACGTGCGCAGCGGAGACATCTTGCTGGCCCATTTGGGTATCTGGTCACGCAAGGACGCTTGGGCACCCGCCGTGCTGGAGCCTTTGATCGAAGGGCTCAAGCAAAAGGGCTTTTGCTTTCGCACCTTGCGGGATCACCCAGACTATGCGGCTTTGGCGGCGCAGGCTCGCTAG
- a CDS encoding beta-propeller fold lactonase family protein, which produces MKILSIARACVVALGGVWYSVASVATGTPPLFVLNSLEANVSVIDPTTWTETARIPTGKEPHHLYLTPDEKSLIVANALGDTLTFVDPRTAEVQRTVRGIVDPYQLRFSPDMKWFVTAANRLNHVDFYRWDGKDLTLVRRVATSRTPSHLWIDSRSATVYSTMQDSDELVAIDIATQAIKWRVKTGAMPADVYGSPDDKYLFVGLTGADSVEVFDVSGREAVSIKKIKTGDGAHAFRGAGDGRHLYVSNRVANSISKIDMVTQQVVESYPVPGGPDCMDVSADGRYIYVSSRWARKLSVVDTQAKKVVRQVNVGKSPHGVWTLQHAPR; this is translated from the coding sequence GTGAAGATTCTCTCGATTGCTCGTGCCTGTGTGGTGGCCCTTGGCGGGGTGTGGTACTCCGTTGCCAGTGTTGCGACCGGAACTCCACCTCTTTTCGTGCTTAACTCGTTGGAGGCCAATGTCAGCGTCATTGATCCGACGACCTGGACCGAGACCGCCCGAATTCCCACTGGCAAAGAGCCGCATCACCTGTATCTAACGCCAGACGAAAAGTCCCTCATCGTGGCGAATGCACTTGGGGATACGCTGACGTTTGTGGATCCTCGTACCGCCGAGGTGCAACGCACGGTGCGTGGAATTGTGGACCCTTACCAACTTCGGTTCAGCCCCGACATGAAGTGGTTCGTCACGGCTGCCAACCGATTGAACCATGTAGATTTTTATCGCTGGGATGGTAAGGACCTGACGCTGGTACGGCGCGTCGCCACTTCACGTACCCCTAGTCATTTGTGGATCGACAGCCGGAGTGCCACGGTCTATTCCACGATGCAGGACAGCGATGAGCTGGTGGCCATTGATATCGCAACCCAGGCTATCAAATGGCGGGTCAAAACCGGGGCGATGCCTGCAGACGTGTATGGCAGCCCCGACGACAAATATCTGTTTGTGGGGCTGACGGGTGCTGATAGCGTAGAGGTGTTTGATGTTTCCGGCCGCGAAGCAGTCAGCATCAAGAAAATCAAGACAGGCGATGGGGCGCATGCCTTTCGCGGCGCTGGAGACGGGCGCCATCTTTATGTGAGCAACCGGGTAGCCAACTCCATCAGCAAGATTGACATGGTGACTCAACAGGTTGTCGAGTCCTACCCCGTACCGGGTGGACCAGATTGCATGGATGTGTCGGCTGATGGGCGCTACATCTACGTCAGCTCGCGCTGGGCTCGAAAACTGTCTGTGGTGGACACCCAGGCGAAGAAGGTCGTACGCCAGGTCAATGTGGGGAAATCACCCCATGGCGTTTGGACTCTGCAGCACGCTCCACGTTAA
- a CDS encoding 16S rRNA pseudouridine(516) synthase — translation MQLQDILYSQGFGTRRVCAGLIQQGWVLVSDSPSPTVEYALCTDASAEFEPEGLLLRVQGVDWPFHAKAYVLLHKPAGTECSQKPSTYPSIYTLLPSPLRQRPTKSAVQGVQAVGRLDQDTTGMLLLSDDGQFIHRLSSPKKHVPKVYQVTTKHPVDEIQVSRLLAGVVLDDDPKPVRAANCIVADSHRLDMTLTEGKYHQVKRMIAAVGNRVEGLHRSRIGGMELPADLAPGQWRWLNAAELNLLNSNV, via the coding sequence ATGCAACTGCAAGATATTCTGTATTCCCAGGGATTTGGTACGCGCCGCGTGTGTGCGGGGCTGATTCAGCAGGGATGGGTTTTGGTGAGTGATTCACCTTCACCCACCGTTGAATATGCGCTATGCACTGATGCAAGCGCTGAATTTGAGCCTGAGGGCCTTTTGCTTCGCGTGCAGGGGGTGGATTGGCCCTTCCATGCCAAAGCCTACGTGCTCCTTCACAAGCCTGCAGGTACGGAATGTTCTCAAAAGCCGTCCACCTATCCTAGTATCTACACATTGCTGCCTTCACCATTGCGCCAGAGGCCTACAAAGAGTGCTGTGCAAGGAGTGCAGGCTGTAGGCCGTCTGGATCAAGACACCACCGGTATGCTTTTGCTGAGTGATGATGGTCAGTTTATCCATCGCCTCAGTTCGCCCAAAAAGCATGTACCGAAGGTCTATCAAGTAACAACCAAACATCCTGTGGACGAGATTCAAGTTTCGAGATTGTTGGCGGGGGTGGTGCTGGATGATGATCCCAAACCAGTGCGTGCTGCGAATTGCATCGTGGCGGACTCCCACCGGTTGGATATGACGCTGACCGAAGGCAAGTACCACCAAGTCAAACGGATGATTGCAGCGGTAGGAAACCGAGTGGAAGGATTGCACCGCTCGCGTATTGGAGGGATGGAGTTGCCGGCAGATCTGGCTCCCGGCCAATGGCGGTGGCTGAATGCGGCTGAGCTGAATCTGTTGAATAGTAACGTGTGA
- a CDS encoding phosphoribosyltransferase family protein: MLTEDGKHLYVSYDEYHGLIEKLALKVHQSGWEFDTILCLARGGLRPGDILSRIFSKPLAIMSTSSYRAEAGTVQGHLDIARFITTPKGEIAGRVLLVDDLADSGHTLRAVIDMLRSNYAPITELRSAVIWTKGVSTFTPDYSVEFLPTNPWIHQPFEGYDSLGPDRLLEKWKI; encoded by the coding sequence ATGTTGACTGAAGACGGCAAGCACCTGTACGTGAGTTATGACGAGTACCACGGCTTGATTGAGAAACTTGCGCTTAAGGTGCACCAATCCGGATGGGAATTTGACACTATCCTATGTTTGGCCAGAGGCGGCCTTCGCCCTGGAGACATTCTCAGCCGCATTTTTTCTAAGCCCTTAGCAATCATGTCCACCAGTTCCTATCGAGCAGAGGCTGGAACTGTGCAGGGTCATTTAGACATTGCCCGATTCATCACGACTCCAAAGGGGGAGATTGCTGGTCGAGTGCTATTGGTGGATGATTTGGCCGACTCTGGTCACACGTTGCGTGCAGTGATAGATATGTTGCGTAGCAACTATGCTCCCATCACCGAGTTGCGCAGCGCTGTGATTTGGACAAAGGGCGTCTCTACTTTTACCCCAGACTATTCCGTAGAGTTTCTTCCTACAAACCCATGGATTCACCAGCCCTTTGAAGGCTATGACAGCTTGGGACCGGACAGATTGTTGGAGAAGTGGAAGATTTGA
- a CDS encoding adenylosuccinate synthase, with amino-acid sequence MKATKGRNVVVVGTQWGDEGKGKLVDWLTESAQGVVRFQGGHNAGHTLVINGVKTALHLIPSGIMRPGVKCYIGNGVVLSAAKLFQEIEGLESAGVEVRSRLRISEACPLILPFHAALDIAREAAREQGGSEKIGTTGRGIGPAYEDKIARRALRVQDLKYPDRFAAKLKELLALHNHVLSTYLGSQRFDFGEALSPYIKDGEIQFDVVYEEAMRHANMMAPMMADVSRELNEAHSAGANLLFEGAQGTLLDVDHGTYPYVTSSNCVAGNAAAGSGVGPGMLHYILGITKAYCTRVGGGPFPTELDWERPGTPGYHMSTVGAEKGVTTGRSRRCGWFDAALLKRSAQVNGLSGLCITKLDVLDGLAELQLCTGYQLDGVNLDLLPMGADEIARCVPIYETLEGWAESTVGVTEYEKLPANAKRYLERIEEVTGVPIAMVSTSPDRDHTILMHNPYATV; translated from the coding sequence ATGAAAGCAACCAAAGGCCGTAACGTAGTCGTCGTGGGCACGCAGTGGGGCGATGAAGGTAAGGGCAAGTTAGTCGATTGGCTCACCGAGAGCGCCCAAGGCGTGGTGCGATTCCAAGGCGGGCATAACGCTGGCCACACATTGGTCATAAACGGCGTCAAGACTGCGCTTCATTTGATCCCCAGCGGGATCATGCGCCCCGGTGTGAAATGCTACATAGGCAATGGCGTAGTGCTGTCTGCGGCAAAGCTCTTTCAGGAAATTGAAGGTCTGGAGAGCGCCGGAGTCGAGGTACGCTCTCGCTTGCGTATCAGTGAGGCATGTCCTCTGATCTTGCCCTTCCATGCTGCGTTAGATATTGCTCGTGAGGCTGCGCGCGAACAAGGAGGCTCTGAAAAAATCGGAACTACAGGCCGTGGAATTGGCCCTGCTTACGAAGACAAAATTGCGCGCCGTGCTCTGCGTGTACAGGACCTCAAGTACCCAGATCGGTTTGCTGCGAAGTTGAAAGAACTGCTGGCATTGCACAATCATGTCCTGTCAACATACCTCGGCTCGCAGCGGTTCGATTTTGGCGAGGCACTATCGCCATACATCAAGGACGGTGAGATCCAGTTCGATGTGGTTTACGAGGAGGCCATGCGGCATGCGAACATGATGGCGCCCATGATGGCTGATGTATCGCGTGAGTTGAATGAAGCGCACAGTGCGGGGGCTAACCTCCTGTTCGAAGGTGCTCAAGGCACTTTGCTGGATGTGGATCATGGGACATATCCCTATGTAACCTCCAGTAATTGCGTTGCGGGTAACGCTGCGGCTGGTTCTGGCGTGGGTCCGGGCATGCTCCATTACATACTTGGAATTACGAAAGCCTATTGCACGCGTGTGGGTGGCGGACCTTTCCCCACTGAACTTGATTGGGAGCGCCCGGGTACCCCGGGTTATCACATGAGTACTGTGGGAGCAGAAAAGGGTGTAACCACCGGACGCAGTCGCCGTTGCGGATGGTTTGACGCCGCCCTGCTCAAGCGAAGTGCACAGGTGAACGGACTATCAGGTTTGTGCATTACGAAGCTTGATGTTCTGGATGGACTTGCTGAGTTGCAGCTTTGCACGGGTTACCAACTCGATGGAGTGAACCTTGATCTGCTTCCGATGGGGGCAGATGAGATTGCGAGATGCGTGCCTATTTATGAAACCCTTGAGGGTTGGGCTGAGTCCACGGTTGGTGTGACTGAATACGAGAAGCTGCCCGCCAACGCCAAGCGATACCTTGAGCGTATTGAGGAAGTGACAGGAGTGCCAATTGCCATGGTCTCCACTAGCCCGGATAGGGATCACACGATCCTCATGCACAACCCTTACGCGACGGTCTAA
- a CDS encoding ATP phosphoribosyltransferase regulatory subunit, with protein sequence MSAWILPDHIADVLPSEARHIEELRRGLLDTARGYGYELVIPPLLEHLESLLTGAGEALNLQTFKLVDQISGRSMGLRADTTQQVARIDAHLLNRRGVTRLCYCGPVLHTWPEKPHATREPLQFGAEIYGHAGLEADVEALTLAAECLRVAGLFNFTIDLADVRVVRQILDGAELSEGLCTQLQAALVRKDTAELERLSSSLPEQTRQGLLALPHLYGDESVLERASEALSFMPGIQHIIDELREFASTFPSERISFDLCDLRGYSYYSGVRFAVFAEGASDAVVRGGRYDEVGAVFGRNRPAAGFSLDLKQLASVVPGKALRPAIRAPWWVNHELNETIVSLRRAGETVVCVLPGHESEVDEFDCDRELVEVSGRWVVKSIK encoded by the coding sequence ATGTCTGCTTGGATCCTCCCGGATCATATTGCCGATGTCCTGCCCTCCGAGGCTAGGCACATCGAAGAGTTACGTCGTGGTTTGCTCGATACTGCGCGTGGCTATGGTTATGAACTAGTGATCCCTCCCCTATTAGAGCATTTGGAGTCTTTGCTTACAGGGGCTGGCGAGGCTTTGAATTTGCAAACCTTCAAATTAGTGGATCAGATTTCTGGCCGCTCTATGGGTTTGCGTGCAGACACTACTCAGCAAGTAGCTCGAATAGATGCTCATTTGCTCAATCGCAGAGGAGTGACCCGGCTCTGCTACTGTGGGCCTGTTCTTCACACTTGGCCCGAAAAGCCTCATGCGACGCGCGAACCTCTTCAGTTTGGCGCTGAAATATACGGGCATGCGGGTTTGGAGGCGGACGTCGAAGCTTTAACGTTGGCGGCTGAGTGCTTGCGCGTAGCTGGGCTCTTTAACTTCACGATTGATCTTGCTGATGTGCGTGTGGTCCGCCAAATACTTGATGGGGCGGAACTCAGTGAAGGCCTTTGTACGCAGTTGCAGGCTGCGCTCGTGCGAAAGGATACGGCTGAATTGGAGAGACTTTCTTCGAGTCTTCCAGAGCAGACTCGCCAAGGGTTGCTCGCGTTACCTCACCTATATGGTGATGAGAGCGTGTTGGAGCGGGCATCCGAAGCTTTGTCCTTCATGCCTGGCATTCAGCACATCATTGATGAGCTACGTGAATTCGCCTCCACCTTTCCCTCAGAGCGCATCAGTTTTGACCTTTGTGATTTAAGGGGCTACTCCTACTACAGCGGCGTGCGCTTTGCTGTCTTTGCGGAGGGGGCAAGTGACGCAGTGGTGAGAGGAGGGCGGTACGATGAAGTTGGCGCTGTATTCGGTCGCAACAGACCTGCCGCTGGCTTCAGCCTGGATTTGAAGCAACTTGCCTCGGTAGTGCCGGGCAAGGCTCTTCGTCCAGCGATTCGTGCCCCATGGTGGGTCAATCATGAATTGAACGAAACTATCGTTTCACTGCGTAGAGCTGGCGAGACCGTGGTGTGCGTTTTGCCCGGACATGAGAGCGAAGTGGATGAATTTGATTGTGATCGTGAACTCGTAGAGGTCTCTGGTCGCTGGGTCGTTAAGTCAATTAAGTAA
- the hflC gene encoding protease modulator HflC encodes MNRIGLFATALLVALGLASSMFFVVDQRQFGVVYALGQIKEVITEPGLNFKLPPPLQNVSYIDKRLLTLDSKDTEPMLTAEKQRVVIDWYVRWRISDPAQYIRNVGLDEEAGAAQLNRVVRNAFQEEINKRTVKELLSLKREAVMEDVKREVLAAVRGSKPWGVDVVDVRITRVDYVEAITESVYRRMEAERKRVANELRSTGAAEGEKIRADADRQREIAIANANRDAQRVKGEGDAEAARIYAEAFGKDPQFAHFYRSLEAYKATLSKKSDVMLVDPANSEFFKILREGQGAGPQRR; translated from the coding sequence GTGAATCGAATTGGATTGTTTGCTACGGCTTTACTCGTCGCTTTGGGGCTGGCGAGTTCCATGTTTTTCGTGGTTGACCAGCGGCAGTTTGGGGTCGTGTATGCCTTGGGTCAAATCAAGGAGGTCATTACAGAGCCAGGTCTGAATTTCAAACTTCCCCCACCGCTACAGAATGTTTCTTACATAGACAAGCGCCTATTGACGTTGGATAGCAAGGATACAGAGCCGATGCTCACGGCTGAGAAGCAGCGTGTTGTCATTGATTGGTATGTGCGGTGGCGTATTTCCGATCCCGCTCAGTACATCCGCAATGTGGGACTGGATGAGGAGGCGGGTGCGGCTCAATTGAACAGGGTCGTTAGGAACGCATTCCAGGAGGAAATCAACAAGAGGACTGTGAAAGAGTTGCTCTCGTTGAAGCGTGAGGCCGTGATGGAGGATGTGAAGCGCGAGGTTTTGGCAGCGGTCCGTGGCTCCAAACCGTGGGGTGTTGACGTCGTCGATGTGCGTATCACACGAGTGGATTACGTAGAAGCAATCACTGAGTCCGTTTATCGAAGAATGGAGGCTGAGCGTAAACGAGTTGCTAATGAGCTGCGCTCCACCGGAGCTGCAGAAGGCGAGAAAATTCGGGCTGATGCAGATCGTCAGCGCGAGATCGCCATAGCTAACGCCAACAGAGATGCGCAAAGAGTGAAAGGCGAAGGTGATGCGGAAGCCGCTAGGATTTACGCTGAAGCGTTTGGAAAGGATCCCCAGTTTGCGCACTTCTACCGGAGTCTTGAGGCATACAAGGCGACGCTGAGCAAGAAATCAGACGTTATGCTGGTTGATCCGGCCAATTCTGAGTTCTTTAAAATTCTTCGTGAGGGGCAAGGTGCGGGCCCTCAACGGCGCTGA
- the hflK gene encoding FtsH protease activity modulator HflK, whose amino-acid sequence MTFQNYKSLGVYLPQRILGVFNLNDPRWGRGDDKPADEVKPDDRKPPTSGDRGRAPGSGGAGQSPDLDELWRDLNRKLGSLFGGSGGGGGVGGGRPSDARNAGIGVALLAGVAVLVWMASGFFIVKEGQQAVITQFGKYKATVGAGFNWRLPYPIERHELVFVTQIRSADVGRDSIVKSTGLRESAMLTEDENIVEIKFAVQYRLNDARAWLFESKNPGDAVVQAAETAVREVVGKMRMDTALSEERDQIAPRVRKLMQTILDRYGVGVEVVGVNLQQGGVRPPEQVQASFDDVLKAGQERERAKNEAQAYANDVIPRAVGAASRLAEESAAYKARIVAQAQGDVQRFSSVLVEYQKAPQVTKDRMYLEAMQQIYSNVTKVVVESRQGGSLLYMPLDKIIQSAAASVPNGSDTLQGTSTTPSPVVVPSPAESRSRDSGRSREREVR is encoded by the coding sequence ATGACTTTCCAAAATTACAAATCGCTTGGTGTTTACTTGCCGCAGAGGATATTGGGAGTTTTTAATCTCAACGACCCTCGCTGGGGTCGGGGGGATGACAAGCCTGCCGATGAGGTCAAACCTGATGACCGCAAGCCTCCTACTTCGGGTGATCGAGGGCGCGCTCCTGGTTCTGGTGGTGCAGGTCAATCGCCGGATTTGGATGAACTATGGCGAGATCTCAATCGTAAACTTGGCAGTCTTTTTGGTGGCTCAGGTGGTGGTGGAGGTGTGGGCGGAGGGCGACCTTCTGATGCGCGCAATGCAGGTATCGGTGTTGCATTGTTGGCTGGGGTCGCGGTGCTGGTTTGGATGGCTTCCGGATTTTTTATCGTTAAGGAAGGCCAACAAGCCGTCATTACACAGTTTGGAAAGTACAAAGCAACGGTCGGTGCGGGATTCAATTGGCGTTTACCGTATCCCATCGAGCGGCATGAATTGGTTTTTGTTACACAGATCCGCTCGGCAGATGTAGGTCGCGACTCCATCGTGAAGAGCACGGGTCTGCGTGAGTCGGCCATGCTGACCGAAGATGAGAACATTGTTGAGATCAAGTTTGCTGTTCAATACCGTCTTAACGATGCCCGTGCGTGGCTCTTCGAAAGCAAGAATCCTGGGGACGCAGTTGTCCAAGCAGCAGAAACAGCCGTTCGCGAGGTTGTGGGAAAGATGCGGATGGATACCGCGCTTTCAGAGGAGCGGGATCAAATTGCCCCCCGCGTGCGCAAATTAATGCAAACCATTCTTGATCGTTATGGTGTTGGGGTGGAGGTTGTTGGCGTCAATTTGCAGCAGGGTGGAGTTCGACCGCCGGAACAGGTGCAAGCTTCGTTTGACGACGTTCTGAAGGCGGGTCAGGAGCGGGAAAGAGCAAAAAACGAAGCTCAGGCATATGCCAATGACGTGATTCCTCGGGCGGTAGGGGCTGCTTCTCGGTTGGCGGAGGAGTCTGCTGCGTATAAAGCTCGAATCGTGGCGCAGGCGCAAGGCGATGTGCAGCGTTTCTCTTCGGTATTGGTCGAGTATCAGAAAGCTCCGCAGGTGACCAAAGATCGGATGTATCTGGAAGCCATGCAGCAAATTTACTCGAATGTGACTAAGGTGGTTGTCGAGTCCCGTCAGGGCGGAAGTCTCCTGTACATGCCCTTGGACAAGATCATTCAAAGTGCCGCCGCATCGGTACCCAACGGGTCCGATACGCTTCAAGGTACATCGACAACACCCTCTCCCGTAGTCGTTCCATCTCCTGCGGAGTCGAGAAGTCGGGACAGTGGGCGTAGCCGTGAGCGCGAAGTGCGCTAG